The DNA region CGATGACATCGGGACGCCACGCCTCGACTGCTGCGGCCAGGGCCGGCAGGGCAGCCTGGGCGTCGATCCGGCCGAACACCTCCCGAACGACGGTGGCGTTGGCCTCCTCGAACGACAGCTCCGGCAGCCGACTCATCACCGGACCGATGAGTTCCGGCGGCGCATCGTCGAACGGCTGGAAGGGAAAGCCGGTACGCGCGACCGTCGCGTCGAAGGAGCGCGGTGCCGCGACCCGCACCTCGTGACCGGCGTCGCGGCAGGCCCGCGCAATGCCGAGTAGCGGCTCGAAGTGCCCGACATTCGCCGTGGTCGACACGAGGATGCGCATGATCACACGATGGCACCGAGTGGGTCGGAGTTCCTAGGGGTTTGTCGCAGTCCCAGAGGGACTGCCGGCGCTCCGCTTTCGCCAGTAGTTTCGATAATCTGCCCCATTCCTGGCGATCGCGGCAACCTAACGCGAGTTAGCTATTGGTGTGTGGCAGATTATCGAAATCTGTCATGACCACCAGGGCGTCCTTGTGGACGACCGTGCGGTCATAGCCGTTGCCGAGCTCGGCAGCGATCTGCCGGGTCGTCTTGCCCAACAGACCCGGAAGCTCATCGGCATCGAAGTTGACGAGTCCCCGACCGACGACCGTGCCGCGCAGGTCGACCAGGTCGACCGCCTCCCCTGCCCGGAACCGACCCCGGACCTCGGTCACTCCGGCCGGCAGCAACGAGGCATTGCGGGTCACCACGGCTCGTACGGCGCCGTCGTCCAACACCAGCTCGCCGCTGGCGTCGGAGGCGTGCTTCAACCACAGCTGTCTCGTCGGCCGTCGCTTGCCGGTGGGATGGAAGACAGTGCCCACACCGGCTCCTGAGACGGCGCCAGACACCTGCGCCGCCGAGGTGAGCACGGTTGGGATCCCTGCTGAGGTAGCGATCTTGGCCGCATCGACCTTGGTGATCATGCCACCGGTGCCGACCGCACTGCCCCGGTTGGAGATGTCGACTCCCTCCAGATCGTCGTCGGACCAGACGTCGGTAACGCGACGGGACTCCGGCAGCCGGGGATGCCCGGTGTAGAGGGCGTCGACGTCGCTGAGCAGGATCAGCGCCTCGGCATGTACCAGGTGGGCCACCAAGGCGGCGAGCCGATCGTTGTCGCCAAACCGGATCTCGTGGGTGGCCACGGTGTCGTTCTCGTTGACGATCGGGACCACGCCGAGTTCCAGCAACCGGCCGAACGTCCGATAGGCATTGCGATAGTGCCCGCGCCGCGTGACGTCGTCCACGGTGAGCAGCACCTGACCGACTTCGAGCCCATGGGTCGCGAACAGGTGGGTGTAGTAGCCCATCAGCAGGCCCTGGCCGACCGAGGCAGCCGCCTGCTGCGTGGCCAGATCTCGGGGTCTGCTCCGCAACCCCAGCGGGGAGAGTCCGGCCGCGATCGCTCCGGAGGACACCAGCACGACCTCGCGGCCACCGGCGCGTGCGCCGGCCAAGGTGTCGACCAGCTTTTGAACCTGCCCCGGCGCGATCCCGCCGTCGGAGGTGGTCAGTGACGACGACCCGATCTTGACCACGATCCGGTGGGCGCGGGCAATCTCGGGACGGGCGATCTCGGGGCGAGCGATCTCCGGACGCGCGGCAGCGGCGCCGTTACTCGTCATCGGATCGATCGCCTCCCTCGACGTCCTCGCCGTCATGGGCGGCACCGGCCTCGTACGCGTCGTCCGCCCTGGCCGCGTGATAGGCGCGGTCCTTGGCACGCCGGCGTACCGCGGCCGGGCGCTCCTCGGCAAACCGCTGGTCCTCACCGCGGCGCGACAGAATCTCCGCACCGATGTCGATCTGCGGAGCGAAGTCGAACACCACGGCGTCGGCACCGCCGATCGCGACTCCGTCGCCCGCCCGGGCGCCGAGCTCCAGCAATTTGTCCTCGATGCCGATCCGGTTCAGCCGGTCGGCCAGATAGCCCACGGCCTCCGGATTGCCGAAGTCGGTCTGACGCACCCAGCGTTCCGGCTTGACCCCGCGTACCCGCCACAGCTCGTTCTCGCGACCGACGGTGAACTCGTCAGCTCCGGCGACCGGCTCGGGTCGGATCACGATCCGCGGCGGCACGGGTGGCGGCAAGGTTGCCCGGCGCTCCCGCACGATCGCTGCCATCGCGAAGCTCAGCGCTTGCAGACCGACACCGGACTTGGTGGAGATCTCGAACACCTGGAGTCCACGAGCCTCCAGCTCGGGCTTGGCGATCTCGGCCAGCTCATGCCCGTCCGGCACGTCGACCTTGTTCAACGCGACCAGCCGGGGCCGATCCTCCAGGCCGCCGTGCGCAGCCAGCTCGGCCTCGATCACATCCAGATCGGTGACCGGGTCCCGGCCCGGCTCGAAGGTGGCGCAGTCGAGCACCTGCACGATCGCCGCGCAGCGCTCGATGTGCCGCAGGAAGTCATGGCCGAGCCCTCGACCCTCGGAGGCTCCCTCGATCAGGCCCGGCACGTCGGCGACGGTGTAGGTGGTGTCCCCGGCGACGACCACCCCGAGGTTGGGCACCAGGGTGGTGAACGGGTAGTCGGCGATCTTGGGCCGAGCACGGGAGATGGCTGCCACCAGGGAAGACTTGCCGGCGCTCGGGAAGCCGACCAGCCCGACGTCGGCGACCACCTTGAGCTCGAGGGTGACCGTCCGGGACTCGCCCTCCTCACCCAACAGGGCGAAGCCGGGAGCCTTCCGGGCCGACGACGCCAGTGCCGCATTGCCTAGCCCGCCCCGGCCACCGGCGGCGATCACCACCTCCGTACCGTCGCCGGTCAGGTCCGCCAACTGCTCGCCGGTGTCGGCATCGGTGACCACGGTCCCGTCGGGCACCGCCAGCACGATGTCGTCGCCGTTGGCCCCATTGGCGTGCCCGCCCTTGCCGGGTTGGCCGTTCTCCGCGCGACGGTGGGACTGCCGGTGGAAGTCGACCAGGGTGGTCAACCCACCGTCGACCTTCAAGATCACCGAACCGCCGTGACCGCCGTTGCCGCCGTCCGGTCCGCCCAGCGGCTTGAACTTCTCCCGGTGCACCGAGGCGCAGCCGTGGCCGCCGTTGCCGCCGGAGGCGTGCAAGGTCACCCGGTCCACGAAGGTGGGGATTGCCACGAGGGCCGCCCTCTTTCCTCTGGTACATCGGCACCAGTCTTGTCAGAACCTGCTCAGGCCGTGCTAACTCGACAAACATGACAAGAGGGCGGCCCGTCAGCTGGGCCACCCTCTGTCGTTAGGTGTGTGATCCGGTCGCTGACCGGAGTGCGTGGACCTAGGCCGAGGTGGCCTCGGCCGGTCGCACGTTGACGACCCGGCGCCCACGGCGGGTGCCGAAGTCGACCTGGCCCTCGACCAGGGCGAACAAGGTGTCGTCGCCACCGCGACCGACGCCCTCGCCCGGGTGGAAGTGGGTGCCGCGCTGGCGGACGATGATCTCGCCGGCGTTGACCTGCTGGCCGCCGAACCGCTTCACGCCCAGCCGCTGGGAGTTGGAGTCACGACCGTTGCGGGTCGAGGACGCGCCCTTCTTATGTGCCATCTCAGTGCTTTCCTAGCTGCTCGGTCTAGCTCTCGATCCCGGTGACCTTGACCTGGGTGTACTTCTGCCGGTGACCCTGACGCTTGCGGTAACCGGTCTTGTTCTTGAACTTCAGAATCCGGATCTTCGGACCCTTGGTCTCGGCAAGCACCTCGGCGGTCACCTTCGCGCCGGCCAGAGCGGCCGCGTCGGAGGTCACGTTCTCACCGTCGACGACCAGCAACGGGGTCAGCGCGACGCTGCTCCCCGGCTCGTCGGACCGCCGGTCGATCTCGAGGACGTCACCGACGGCCACCTTGTGCTGACGGCCGCCACTGCGCACGATCGCGTACACGCCTGACCTACTCTTTCGTTTCACGACTTGGGTGGTGGTGGTCCTCAACGCCTGAGCCTGGGACACACCGCAGGGGTGCACCTGCGCGCACACCGAGGGTCAAATCTACCTGCGCACAACGAGCGGGTCAAACTCTCGACAAACTTACTGGATGCCCACCCCGATGCAACTCTAGGCTCTGACCCGTGCTTCCTCACATCACCGCTACGGCGTACCTGACCGCGTTGCGGGAGGGCGGCTCGCTGCCGGGCCTGATGGAGGCCGACGACCTGGGTACGTACGTGGTCAAGTTCACCGGTGCCGGCCAGGGACCCCGGGCGCTGGTCGCGGAGATCATCGTCGGTCGACTCGGGCAGGAGCTTGGCGTCCGGGTGCCCGAGCTCGCCTTGATCGAGGTCGATGCCGAGATCGGCCGGCGCGAACCTGACGAGGAAGTGCAGGATCTGGTCAGCGCCAGCGCGGGGCTGAACCTGGCGATGGACTTCCTGCCGGGCTCGATCGGGTACGACCGTAGTTTCGACATCCCGGTCGAGGACGCATCGCTGGTCGTCTGGCTGGACGCCTTCGTGGCGAATGTCGACCGCAGCCGCCGCAACACCAACCTGTTGCTGTGGCACCGGAAGTTGTGGGCCATCGATCACGGCGCCTGCCTGCGATTCCACCATTCGTGGGGCGATCCGCGACGGTTCGCCGAGTCGGCGTACGACTACGGCGACCACGTGCTCGGTGGGCTCGGCCGACCTCGGGACGTCCATGATCGGCTCTCTGCCCTGGTCACACCGGACCTGCTGACCGGCATCTTGGCCGAGGTGCCCGATGCCTGGCTGGCGCCCGATCCGACGCGGCCCGATCCGAAGGCGCCGCAGGATCCTGCAACTGCTAGATCGCGATATCAGGAGTTCTTGCTCGCCCGACTCGATGCCGCCGAGCGGTGGCTCCCGTGAGTGGGCCGAGTGGGGCGGGTGAACCGAATGGGCAGGGTCGTCGGCGGATGGCATTCCAGTACGCCGTGCTGCGTGCGGTGCCCCGCGTCGACCGCGGCGAGTTCATCAATGTCGGCGTCATCCTCTATTGCCAGGCGTACGACTTCTTGCGCGCCGCGGTCGCGGTCGATGGCAGCCGACTGCGTGCGTTGTCGGCCGAGGCGGATGTCGAGGCGGTCCGGCTGGCGGTCGGGGCCATCGCCAGGGCCTGCGATGAGCCGGTCGGCTCCGCCCGGGAGAACACCGGGTTGGCTACCAGGTTCGGCATGCTGACCGCCCCGAAGTCCTCGGTGGTGCAGCCCTCCCCCGTACACGCCGGGGTGACCAGCAACCCGGAACAGACCCTCGCCGACCTGATGACCCGCCTCGTCTAGCGTTCGTCTAGCGTCGCTGGGCCCGTTCACCCTGATCCGCCATCGAGAAGTAGCTTCCGGTTCCAATTCTCGCGAAATCACAACCAGGAGCTACTTCTCGCGAGGGGTGTTGCGGCATTGTCGAGGCCGAGATCGCGGCTGGTTTCGGCTGCATCGAGGAACTCACGTGCCTTCGCGAGGTGAAGTCTGGCCTCTTCTGATGCGCTCAACTCGCTCTCCCTAGCAACGCCGCTGGCCGGGTGCCACCGAGATGGATGGCATCGTGCCGCAGTTCACCTACGAGCCGATCATCGCGCTGGACGACTGCCCGGAGTTCACTCTCAGTGAGGACCAAGGGCTCGCACGGGTTACCACACCAGCGACGGATCTGCTCAGCAAGACCATCGATCTGCCGCTGCCAGCCCTCATCGCTCGGCACCTGGTCTGGACGGACAATGAGGATGTCAAGGTCGCTGTTCGAGTCCGCCTCTGAGCGTGCGGCGGACCCGTACAACCATGCCGCTATCGGCGCTATTGACCACTCGCCCAGTTCCGCCTGGATGCGGTTGAGGAGGGTCTGCCACATCGACGCCAGAGCCAGAATCCCTTGGGCAGCGATGTGCTCGCGGTTGAGTCGGTAGTAGATCGCAGGCGGTCGACTTTCGATATCGACAATCCCATCTCGGCCCAGCTCCGCCAGGACAGCGTTGACTCGAGACTGGCTAAAACGAGGGCGGGTCAGGGCAGCGATCCGTCGGCCGCTGAGGGGCTCTGTCGTCCGCGCGAGGACGCCGAGCACTGATCCATACGCGTTCGGGATCACTGATTGCATCGGGTAGGAAAGGTCCATGGTGATGACCAGAATAGCGCTCATATGAGTTGCATCCAGGTCAATTGACCTGGATACAACTACAGCTCGACGTCCACCAGGTCGCGCTGGGGTGCTGCCGGAGCCTCGACGGGGCGCCGGCGGAAGGGGGCGCTGAGGGTCGGCCACAGTTGCCGCCGGTGGACCACGAACAAGACCGCCGCGACGGCGAGATAGACCGCGGACAACAAGAGTCGGCCCTGGGTGCCCGGGATTGCGAACTGCACGGCGAACAGGCCGAACAGCGCGAGAGCTGCCCACAGCCGGAAGCGCAGCGTAAGCAGGATCGCGACACCCATCAGCGTCTGGGCCGCGGTCAGGACGATCTCCTCCACCTGGCGGGCGTCGAGCACCATGGCCGAGTCGCCGCCACCGAGCAGGTACGCCACAGGGAGGCTGCCGACCAGCAGCGTCCACTGGTTCACCTTGGCGCTGATCAGCATGCCGATCGCCATCCCGGCCCGGCCGCGGATCGCGAAGATCAAGGCCACGATGAACTCAGGCGCTTCGGAGGCGAGCGGAGCGAGCCACTGGACGAGCAGGAACCGATCGACGCCCAGCGCCTCCCCGGACCCGATCAGCGACTCCGCGAACGGCTCCGCGCACAACAGGATCGCCACCGCCGCACCGACGAACATGGCAATGACGACCGGGCGCCGGGTCCGCGCGGGCAGCGCGGCAATCCGCGCCGCCGGACCGACCAACTCCTCGGTCTCATCGTCATCCCCACCGGAGACCCGGACGAGGTAGTAGACGAACAATCCCAGCATCATCAGGCCGAACACCAGGTGGATTCGCCCGGTCAACGGAACGATCAGCGCCAGCAAGGAGGCGACGAGCAGGAAGCCGAGTTCGAGCCGATAGCGGGAATCGAGCACGATCGCAGACACGGGCTTGCCGGCGCGCCTGCTCGCCACGATCAGCGACACCACGACCACCGCCGACCAGCCGAGGCCGAGCAGCAGCCGGTTCGATCCGGTCATGTTCGCGGCCGCATACTGCACGTACTCCGGGTTGTGACCGGCCGTGTAGGCGAAGTAGAGGTCCACCGCATACTCGGGCAGCACTGCAATCACGGCCAGGATCGCGATGGCAAGCCCGCCGCTGATGTCGGCCTCCGCCGATTCGGCCGCCCAGGCCAGCACGAACGAGGCCGCCACTACCCCGGCACCGAAGACCAGCAGCCCGAGTTGAGGGGCCAACTGAACGCCGAGGAGGCGGGAGACCAGGGCCGGCACCGCGACCAGGAGGCAGCCCAGGACAGGCGGAAGAGCCTTGCGCATGCCGGCCATCCTGCCCGACGTTTCGGCAATTGCGCAAGTGAAGAACCATCGAAATGGACCTCATGCCGTGTGCCGCCGATCACAGACACCTCGCGTACGGTCACAATGGCCTGGTGATCCCCGAGCCGACCCGACCGCAGCTGGATGTGGCCGCTCGGACCTTCGCCTTGCTGGCTACGCCGGTACGCCTGCATCTGGTCGCGCTGGCAGCCGAGGGCGAGTACGACGTCGGCACCTTGTCCGATCGGGTCGGGGTGTCCATCGCTACCGCCAGCCAGCACCTGAGCAAGCTGCGGCTGGCCGGGGTGATCAGCGCGCGGCGCGACGGTCGGCGACAGATCTATACCGTCGATGACCCGCACGTCCTCACCTTGGTGCAGCAGATCTTCGAGCACATCGCCCCCGACGGCACGCTGGCTCCGGACCCGCCGTTCGTCCGACCCCAGTAGAGATGCTCTAGTCACGGGGCTCACCGTCGTGCCAATCTGGTTGCCTCGGTGACGGCGTCTCGATGACGACTGACTCACGCGAGGAGTGGGGGGTCGGCGATGCACGTCAGGGTCGATGACGATCTGGATCCGGAGCCCTCGGACTGGCGGGCCGCCGAAAGGCTTCTGAAGGACCACCCCACCCGTTGGGGCAGTCTGTCCTGGATCTCGGCGCGCTCCCTGATCGACTCGGTCAACGACGCCCTGGGTCGAGCCAGCGACGGGCTCGTCGATCAGCTGCGCCAGGCCTGGGTGGAGCAGATCCGGTCCGACCCCAAGCGGCCCTCCCGGCCGGACCCCGAGTGGCCGCAGCCCGCCGGACGTGCCTACTCTGACCTGCCGGTCGACGAACTCGCCGACTGGTTGATCATCGACCGCAAAGGAGCCGAGCGCTTCCTGGTGGTCGGGGACACCGGTGAGCAGGATCCCTCGCAGTACGTCGTCAGCCCGGCCATCGCCGCGGCAGCCAACGCCGGCTGCGATTTCGTCGTGATCATGAGTGATGTCATCTATCCGGCAGGCGATGTCGACGACTA from Microlunatus phosphovorus NM-1 includes:
- a CDS encoding sodium:proton exchanger, whose protein sequence is MRKALPPVLGCLLVAVPALVSRLLGVQLAPQLGLLVFGAGVVAASFVLAWAAESAEADISGGLAIAILAVIAVLPEYAVDLYFAYTAGHNPEYVQYAAANMTGSNRLLLGLGWSAVVVVSLIVASRRAGKPVSAIVLDSRYRLELGFLLVASLLALIVPLTGRIHLVFGLMMLGLFVYYLVRVSGGDDDETEELVGPAARIAALPARTRRPVVIAMFVGAAVAILLCAEPFAESLIGSGEALGVDRFLLVQWLAPLASEAPEFIVALIFAIRGRAGMAIGMLISAKVNQWTLLVGSLPVAYLLGGGDSAMVLDARQVEEIVLTAAQTLMGVAILLTLRFRLWAALALFGLFAVQFAIPGTQGRLLLSAVYLAVAAVLFVVHRRQLWPTLSAPFRRRPVEAPAAPQRDLVDVEL
- the rplU gene encoding 50S ribosomal protein L21, translating into MYAIVRSGGRQHKVAVGDVLEIDRRSDEPGSSVALTPLLVVDGENVTSDAAALAGAKVTAEVLAETKGPKIRILKFKNKTGYRKRQGHRQKYTQVKVTGIES
- a CDS encoding DUF3037 domain-containing protein; its protein translation is MAFQYAVLRAVPRVDRGEFINVGVILYCQAYDFLRAAVAVDGSRLRALSAEADVEAVRLAVGAIARACDEPVGSARENTGLATRFGMLTAPKSSVVQPSPVHAGVTSNPEQTLADLMTRLV
- the obgE gene encoding GTPase ObgE, yielding MAIPTFVDRVTLHASGGNGGHGCASVHREKFKPLGGPDGGNGGHGGSVILKVDGGLTTLVDFHRQSHRRAENGQPGKGGHANGANGDDIVLAVPDGTVVTDADTGEQLADLTGDGTEVVIAAGGRGGLGNAALASSARKAPGFALLGEEGESRTVTLELKVVADVGLVGFPSAGKSSLVAAISRARPKIADYPFTTLVPNLGVVVAGDTTYTVADVPGLIEGASEGRGLGHDFLRHIERCAAIVQVLDCATFEPGRDPVTDLDVIEAELAAHGGLEDRPRLVALNKVDVPDGHELAEIAKPELEARGLQVFEISTKSGVGLQALSFAMAAIVRERRATLPPPVPPRIVIRPEPVAGADEFTVGRENELWRVRGVKPERWVRQTDFGNPEAVGYLADRLNRIGIEDKLLELGARAGDGVAIGGADAVVFDFAPQIDIGAEILSRRGEDQRFAEERPAAVRRRAKDRAYHAARADDAYEAGAAHDGEDVEGGDRSDDE
- the proB gene encoding glutamate 5-kinase, whose translation is MTSNGAAAARPEIARPEIARPEIARAHRIVVKIGSSSLTTSDGGIAPGQVQKLVDTLAGARAGGREVVLVSSGAIAAGLSPLGLRSRPRDLATQQAAASVGQGLLMGYYTHLFATHGLEVGQVLLTVDDVTRRGHYRNAYRTFGRLLELGVVPIVNENDTVATHEIRFGDNDRLAALVAHLVHAEALILLSDVDALYTGHPRLPESRRVTDVWSDDDLEGVDISNRGSAVGTGGMITKVDAAKIATSAGIPTVLTSAAQVSGAVSGAGVGTVFHPTGKRRPTRQLWLKHASDASGELVLDDGAVRAVVTRNASLLPAGVTEVRGRFRAGEAVDLVDLRGTVVGRGLVNFDADELPGLLGKTTRQIAAELGNGYDRTVVHKDALVVMTDFDNLPHTNS
- the rpmA gene encoding 50S ribosomal protein L27, which encodes MAHKKGASSTRNGRDSNSQRLGVKRFGGQQVNAGEIIVRQRGTHFHPGEGVGRGGDDTLFALVEGQVDFGTRRGRRVVNVRPAEATSA
- a CDS encoding nucleotidyltransferase domain-containing protein, with translation MSAILVITMDLSYPMQSVIPNAYGSVLGVLARTTEPLSGRRIAALTRPRFSQSRVNAVLAELGRDGIVDIESRPPAIYYRLNREHIAAQGILALASMWQTLLNRIQAELGEWSIAPIAAWLYGSAARSEADSNSDLDILIVRPDQVPSDEGWQRQIDGLAEQIRRWCGNPCEPLVLTESELRAVVQRDDRLVGELRHDAIHLGGTRPAALLGRAS
- a CDS encoding ArsR/SmtB family transcription factor — its product is MDLMPCAADHRHLAYGHNGLVIPEPTRPQLDVAARTFALLATPVRLHLVALAAEGEYDVGTLSDRVGVSIATASQHLSKLRLAGVISARRDGRRQIYTVDDPHVLTLVQQIFEHIAPDGTLAPDPPFVRPQ
- a CDS encoding HipA family kinase, whose product is MLPHITATAYLTALREGGSLPGLMEADDLGTYVVKFTGAGQGPRALVAEIIVGRLGQELGVRVPELALIEVDAEIGRREPDEEVQDLVSASAGLNLAMDFLPGSIGYDRSFDIPVEDASLVVWLDAFVANVDRSRRNTNLLLWHRKLWAIDHGACLRFHHSWGDPRRFAESAYDYGDHVLGGLGRPRDVHDRLSALVTPDLLTGILAEVPDAWLAPDPTRPDPKAPQDPATARSRYQEFLLARLDAAERWLP